One window of Oculatellaceae cyanobacterium genomic DNA carries:
- a CDS encoding CTP synthase: MTKFVFVTGGVVSSIGKGIVAASLGRLLKSRNYSVSILKLDPYINVDPGTMSPFQHGEVFVTEDGAETDLDLGHYERFTDTSMSRLNSVTTGSIYQAVINKERRGDYKGGTVQVIPHITTEIKERIQRVAKNTNPDVVITEIGGTVGDIESLPFLEAIRQFRKDVGRRNVLYMHVTLLPWIPSAGEMKTKPTQHSVKELRSIGIQPNILVCRCDRPLPQGLKDKISEFCDVPIESVITAQDAKSIYEVPLMMEREGLAHQALELLELEQHQPDLRQWQTLVDRLYHPTNRINIAIVGKYVRLTDAYLSVVEALRHAAMASACELNLNWINSEDIETDGAERYLADADGILVPGGFGIRGVDGKIAAIKFAREQKIPFLGLCLGMQCSVIEWARNFAGLADANSAEFAPNTTNPVINLLPEQQDVVDLGGTMRLGLYPCRLSPNTLAFKLYQEEVIYERHRHRYEFNNAYRNLFLENGYVISGTSPDGRLVEIIELTNHPFFIASQFHPEFQSRPSTPHPLFKGFIEAALALDLSSTATEAIESTFSSSTSTMPYPAEVS; this comes from the coding sequence ATGACTAAGTTTGTATTTGTCACTGGCGGCGTTGTTTCCAGCATCGGTAAGGGTATTGTCGCAGCCAGCTTGGGGCGGTTGCTGAAATCGCGCAATTATTCCGTTTCAATTCTCAAGCTCGACCCTTATATTAACGTCGATCCAGGGACGATGAGTCCTTTTCAGCATGGGGAAGTATTTGTTACAGAAGATGGTGCTGAAACCGACCTAGACTTGGGACACTATGAGCGCTTCACCGATACATCCATGTCGCGCCTCAATAGTGTTACTACTGGCTCAATTTACCAAGCGGTAATCAATAAAGAACGCCGAGGTGACTATAAAGGTGGGACAGTACAGGTAATTCCCCACATTACCACTGAAATTAAAGAGCGTATTCAACGGGTAGCGAAAAATACTAACCCTGACGTGGTAATTACAGAAATTGGTGGGACAGTCGGGGATATTGAATCGCTGCCGTTTTTAGAAGCTATCCGACAGTTTCGTAAAGATGTGGGACGGCGGAATGTGCTGTATATGCACGTAACGTTATTACCTTGGATTCCTTCTGCCGGGGAGATGAAAACCAAGCCAACGCAGCATTCAGTTAAAGAACTGCGTTCAATTGGGATTCAACCAAATATTTTAGTATGCCGATGCGATCGCCCGCTACCACAAGGACTCAAAGACAAAATATCAGAATTCTGTGATGTACCCATCGAATCAGTAATCACAGCACAAGATGCCAAGAGTATCTACGAAGTGCCACTGATGATGGAACGAGAAGGACTAGCACACCAAGCACTAGAGTTACTGGAATTAGAGCAACATCAACCTGACTTAAGGCAATGGCAAACCTTAGTTGACCGTCTTTATCATCCAACTAACCGGATTAATATTGCCATAGTTGGTAAATATGTAAGGTTAACCGATGCCTATCTTTCAGTTGTGGAAGCTTTACGCCATGCTGCTATGGCTTCAGCTTGTGAACTTAACCTCAATTGGATCAACTCTGAAGACATAGAAACTGATGGTGCTGAACGCTATCTAGCAGATGCAGATGGCATCCTTGTACCAGGAGGTTTTGGCATTCGCGGTGTTGATGGCAAAATTGCTGCGATTAAATTTGCTCGCGAACAAAAAATTCCCTTCTTAGGTTTATGCTTAGGAATGCAGTGTTCTGTGATTGAATGGGCGCGTAACTTTGCTGGTTTAGCAGATGCTAACAGTGCTGAATTTGCTCCTAATACCACAAATCCGGTAATTAACTTGTTACCAGAACAGCAAGATGTTGTGGATTTAGGCGGTACTATGCGCTTAGGTTTATATCCTTGTCGTTTATCACCCAACACTCTCGCTTTTAAACTGTATCAAGAGGAGGTAATTTACGAACGCCACCGCCACCGTTACGAATTTAATAATGCTTACCGCAACTTATTTTTAGAAAACGGTTATGTAATTAGTGGTACATCTCCTGATGGTCGCTTAGTGGAAATCATTGAACTAACAAATCACCCCTTCTTTATTGCTTCTCAGTTCCACCCAGAGTTTCAGTCTCGACCTAGCACTCCCCACCCTTTATTTAAAGGGTTTATAGAAGCAGCATTAGCTCTTGATTTAAGTTCAACTGCAACTGAGGCAATAGAATCCACATTTTCTAGTTCAACTTCAACTATGCCTTATCCGGCTGAAGTGTCTTAA